A part of Triplophysa dalaica isolate WHDGS20190420 chromosome 17, ASM1584641v1, whole genome shotgun sequence genomic DNA contains:
- the sgca gene encoding alpha-sarcoglycan — MADKENWALAITVFLTSLLVGQADMFTEATVGKLFVYELQREGYQREFEPFHKVYDRDFNDPLVFKCNKERFPDLPRWLRFTQRDPYSNGFLYGTPLPEDQGRNIIQIFVSNRRSYDDVIKERLVINVVHAGRQHPYQAEFFLELRNIENVLPLDARDEIIKDTKTLWDTEVLEFVNITSALDRGGRVPLPLPGYFEGVYVKLGSDKSFSECMLKTVTPEHERQCAAGGKMPGECKICFNPINCITWCKTVLFDLSKPIPPARVPTVGSGILEWGGEFNPPDSPPERDFFPDYIITIIIPFIIAVILCLILAYVMCCRREGVVKRNTTTPDVQLYHHHTIQGNFNELRRMAGRDRSTMDRPRQCLQPLIMSEQTMAGR, encoded by the exons ATGGCAGACAAAGAGAACTGGGCTTTGGCAATAACAG TTTTTTTAACCAGCTTGTTGGTGGGCCAGGCAGACATGTTCACAGAAGCAACTGTTGGCAAGCTGTTTGTCTACGAGTTACAGAGAGAAGGTTACCAGCGGGAATTTGAGCCGTTTCATAAAGTTTATG ACCGCGACTTTAATGATCCCTTGGTGTTTAAATGCAACAAAGAGAGATTTCCAGATCTGCCCCGGTGGCTCCGCTTTACCCAGAGGGACCCCTATAGTAATGGCTTTCTTTATGGTACACCATTGCCAGAGGACCAGGGCAGAAACATTATACAG ATTTTTGTGTCAAACAGAAGAAGCTATGATGACGTGATTAAAGAGAGGCTGGTAATAAACGTGGTTCATGCAG GAAGGCAACATCCATACCAGGCTGAGTTCTTCTTAGAGCTGAGAAATATTGAGAATGTGCTGCCCCTTGATGCTCGAGATGAAATTATAAAAGACACCAAGACACTCTGGGACACAGAGGTTCTGGAATTTGTAAACATTACATCTGCTCTGGACAGAGGCGGTCGGGTTCCACTTCCTCTTCCAGGATATTTTGAGGG CGTGTATGTTAAACTGGGTTCAGACAAGTCTTTTTCTGAATGCATGCTGAAAACTGTGACGCCGGAGCATGAGAGACAGTGTGCAGCTGGAGGCAAGATGCCCGGAGAGTGCAAGATATGCTTCAATCCGATCAACTGCATAACCTGGTGCAAAACTGTCCTG TTTGATCTGTCCAAGCCAATTCCACCTGCTCGGGTCCCTACTGTGGGTTCAGGCATCCTTGAGTGGGGGGGAGAGTTCAACCCTCCAGATTCTCCACCTGAAAGAGACTTCTTCCCCGAttacatcatcaccatcatcattcCCTTTATCATAGCTGTGATCCTCTGTCTCATCCTGGCATATGTCATGTGCTGCAGGAGAGAAGGAGT TGTAAAACGAAACACCACGACCCCCGA TGTCCAGTTGTATCATCACCATACCATCCAGGGTAACTTCAATGAATTGCGGAGAATGGCTGGACGTGATAGGTCCACTATGGATCGCCCTCGTCAGTGCTTACAGCCCCTCATCATGTCAGAGCAGACAATGGCAGGACGCTGA